The sequence caaaaAGAGATGGAGGGGTCCcccccatctccttctccaggtGTTCTTGgtggtgtccccccccccccaagctgTTGAGCTCCATCCCATCGTGTGTAGGACAGTGTCACGGCGTCACCTCTTCCATAAAGAGCTGATTCAACCCCAAAATGCGACCCCCCCACTTCGAGATTTGGGGGTGACTtgtgtccccccaccccaaccccccaatGTCCCTTCTCTTAATTCCTTCCACCACCATAGACGCGGGAGGACCGCAACGCCTAGAGCGGCGCCGTGGCGGGAAAGGGGAAACGGGGGGTGTGTCGTACTTCCGGTTGTGGGCGGGGCGTCGCTGTGACTGACAGCTCGGTAGCCAATCAGACTCCGCGGTGGCTCGGggtgggggcggggccaggggaAGCCACGCCTCTTTTCCCGCTCCCGCCGCTGTCATGGAGGCGaaggggggggccgggggggggtcGCGGTTCAGGCTGCGGGAGGAAAGCCCGGACCGGACCCCGGTACGGGGGGGTGGCGtgtggatctggggggggccctgtggatctgggggggctctggagggctgggaggggggcgtgtgggtctgggggggggggtcctgtggatctgggggggctctggagggctgggaggggggcgtgtgggtctgggggagtcttgtggatctgggggggctctggagggctggggggggtgtgtgggtctgggggggctctggagggctggggggggggcgtgtgggtcttggggggggctgtggatctgggggggggtcctgtggggctgggaggggggcgtgtgggtctgggggggctctggagggctgggaggggggcgtgtgggtctggggggggggtcctgtggatctgggggggctctggagggctgggggggggcgtgtgggtcttgggggggggctgtggatctgggggggctctggagggctgggggggggtcctgtggggctgggaggggggcgtgtgggtctgggggggctctggagggctgggaggggggcgtgtgggtctgggggggggctctgtggatctgggggggctctggagggctgggagggggggcctgtgggtctggggggggggccctgtggatctgggggggctctggagggctgggaggggggtgtgtgggtctgggggggggtcctgtggatctgggggggctctggagggctgggaggggggcgtgtgggtctggggggggctgtggatctgggggggctctggagggctggggggggtgtgtgggtcttgggggggggctgtggatctgggggggctctggagggctgggaggggggtgtgtgggtctgggggggggctgtggatctgggggggctctggagggctgggagggggggcgtgtgggtctgggggagtcttgtggatctgggggggctctggagggctggggggggggcgtgtgggtcttgggggggggctgtggatttgggggggctctggagggctgggaggggggcgtgtgggtctggggggggcctgtggatctgggggggctctggagggctgggaggggggcctgtggatctgggggggctctggagggctggggggggcgctgtggatctgggggggctctggagggctgggaggggggcgtgtggattttggggggggctgtgtCGGTCCTGGGGGGTcgtggggggctcgggggggtcATTTAAagctttcccccccccccccccccaggtcccaTCGCTGTTCAAAGCCTcggctgcccccccccccgcgcccccccccgtTTCGGGGCCCAGTTCCTACGCGGACTTCGTTGTGCAGCGAGCGgttgccccccccgccccagacccccccaaacccgtCCAGGTGACCCCCCCGAACCCCGAAcctggtggggtggggggggtcggGGCTGAgctgccccccctccccgcgaTAAAACCGGGGgccaagagcagcagcatcaTCGTCAGCCCCCggcaggtggggggggggggggggggctcggggggggcttttttgggggtcagggggggtcGTTCCCCAAGTTTGGGGAGcgggggggtcatggggggtcGTTCCCCAAGTTTTTGGGAAGGGGGGGGCttttttggggttgggggggtcatGGGGTGTTCGATCCCCAAGTTTTTGGGAAGGGGGGGGCttttttggggttggggggggtcatgggggggtCGTTCCCCAAGTTTTTGGGAAGGGGGGGGCTTTTTTGGGGTGGGAGGGGTCATGGGGGGGTCGTTCCCCAAGTTTTTGGGAAGGGGGGGTGCTCGGGGGGGGCttttttggggttggggggggtctgagggggtcGTTCCCCAAGGTTTTGGGAAGGGGGGGTGCTCGGGGGGGGCTTTTAGGGGTGGAGGGGGGTCGTTCCCCAAGTTTTTGGGAAGGGGGGGGCTTtttaggggttgggggggtcatgggggggtCGTTCCCCAAGTTTTTGGGAAGAGGGGTGCTCGGGGGGGGCTTTTTTGGGGttgagggggtcagggggtgtTCGATCCCCAAGTTTTTGGGaagggggggctcggggggggcttTTTAGGGGTtgtgggggggtctgagggggtcGTTCCCCAAGTTTTTGGGAAGGGGGGGGCTCGGTGGGGGCTTTTAGGGGTGGAGGGGGGTCGTTCCCCAAGTTTGAGGAAGGGGGGGGCttttttggggttgggggggtcatggggggtcGTTCCCCaagtttttttgggggggggcttggggggtgcttttttggggttgggggggtcatgggggggtCGCTCCCCAAGTTTTTGGGAAGGGGGGGTGCTCGGGGGGGGCttttttggggttgggggggtcaggggggttcGTTTCCCAAGTTTTTGGGAAGGGGGGAGCTTtttaggggttgggggggtcatggggggtcGTTCCCCAAAATTTTTGGGAagggggggtgctggggggggtatttttggggtgggggggtgggtcAGGGGGGTTGGTTCCCTGTCTTGGCGATCTCGGGGACCTCCGTGCTTAAGgtgggggggctcggggggggggtgtgtggaTCTTTGGAGTTTGGGGGGGATGttttggggcggggggggggtggtgggatctatttcccccccctccctctttAAATTTGgggtgtgtccccccccccatatTTCTAGCGTGGGAACCCCGTGCTGCGCTTCGTCCGCAACGTCCCCTGGGAGTTCGGGGACGTCGTCCCCGACTACGTTTTGGGTCAAAGCACCTGCGCTCTTTTTTTGAGGTACGGgggggtcttttttttttttgggggggggggggtattTTGGGGGGAAGGGGCTGTCtgacccccccttccccccctttttttttgctccccccccccaagcctGCGGTACCACCACCTGCACCCCGACTACATCCACGAGCGGCTGCGGCTGCTGGGACGGAGCTACGAGCTgcgggtgctgctgctgcaggtggaCGTGGTGAGTGGCCCCTCGGTGTCCCCTCGGTGTCCCCTCCGTGTCCCCTCGGTGTCCCCTCACTGTCCTCTCActgtcccctcactgtccccttGGTGTCCCTTTAGTGTCTTCTCACTATCCCCTCACTGTCCTCTCACTTTCCCCTTAACgtcccctcactgtcccctcaCTATTCCCTTGGTGTCCCCTTAACATCCCTTCAGTGTCCCCTCGctgtcccctcactgtccccttAATGTCCCCTCATGgtcccctcactgtcccctcaCTATCCTCTCGTTTTCCCCTTAATGTCCCCTCGTTATTCCCTTGGTGTCCCCTTAATGTACCTTCCGTgtccccttagtgtcttcttaCTGTCCCCTTAatgtcccctcactgtcccctcGGTGTCCCCTCACTATCCCCTCATTGTCCCTGCAGTGTCCCCTCGATGTCCCCTCACTGCTCTCTCACTGTCCCCTCATtatcccctcagtgtcccctcattgtcccctcagtgtcccctcacTGTCACCTTAATGTACCGTCACTAtcccctcactgtcccctcagtgtcccctcacTATCCATTCATCATCCCCTCACTGTCCTCTCACTGTCCCCTCACTGTCACCTTAATGTACCCTCACTATCCCCTCATcatcccctcagtgtcccctcatCATCCCCTCGCTGTCCCCTCACTGTCCTCTCACTTTCCCCTTAACgtcccctcactgtcccctcaCTATTCCCTTGGTGTCCCCTTAACGTCCCTTcagtgtcccctccctgtcccttcACTGTCCCCTCGCTatccccttggtgtcccctcactgtcccctcGCTATCCCCTTTGTGTCCCCTCATGGTCCCCTCACTGTCCTCTCACTATCCTCTCATTTTCCCCTTAATGTCCCCTCGTTATTCCCTTGGTGTCCCCTTAATGTCCCTTCGGGgtcccctcactgtccccttagtgtcttctcaCTGTCCCCTTAGTGTCCCCTCAttgtcccctcactgtcccctcGGTGTCCCTGCAGTGTCCCCTCACTGCTCTCTCATTGTCTCTTCACTAtcccctcactgtcccctcaTTGTCCCCTTAATGTCCCCTTGCTGTCCCCTTAGTGTCTCCTCACTCTTCTCTCAGTGTCTTCTCActgtcccctcactgtcccctcaTTGTCCCATCACCGtccccttagtgccttctttcTATCCCCTCACTATCCATTCATCATCCTCTCATTGTCCCCTCATTGTCCCTTCACTGTCACCTTAATGTACCGTCACTATCCCCTCACTATCCCCTCATcgtcccctccttgtcccctcagtgtcccctcatCATCTCCTCGCTGTCCCCTCACTGTCCTCTCACTTTCCCCTTAatgtcccctcactgtcccctcaCTATTCCCTTGGTGTCCCCTTAACGTCCCTTCACTGTCCCCTCGCTATCCCCTTAatgtcccctcactgtccccttAATGTCCCCTCATGgtcccctcactgtcccctcaCTATCCTCTCATTTTCCCCTTAATGTCCCCTCACTATTCCCTTGGTGTCCCCTTAATGTACCTTCCGTgtccccttagtgtcttcttaCTGTCCCTTTAatgtcccctcactgtcccctcGGTGTCCCCTCACTATCCCCTCATTGTCCCTGCAGTGTCCCCTCGATGTCCCCTCACTGCTCTCTCActgtcccctcagtgtcccctcagtgtcccctcagtgtcccctcacTGTCACCTTAATGTACCGTCACTATCCCCTCGctgtcccctcagtgtcccctcacTATCCATTCATCATCCCCTCATTGTCCCCTCACTGTCCTCTCACTGTCCCCTCACTGTCACCTTAATGTACCCTCACTATCCCCTCATcatcccctcagtgtcccctcatCATCCCCTCGCTGTCCCCTCACTGTCCTCTCACTTTCCCCTTAACgtcccctcactgtcccctcaCTATTCCCTTGGTGTCCCCTTAACGTCCCTTcagtgtcccctccctgtcccttcACTGTCCCCTCGCTatccccttggtgtcccctcactgtcccctcGCTATCCCCTTTGTGTCCCCTCATGGTCCCCTCACTGTCCTCTCACTATCCTCTCATTTTCCCCTTAATGTCCCCTCGTTATTCCCTTGGTGTCCCCTTAATGTCCCTTCGGGgtcccctcactgtcccctcactgtccccttagtgtcttctcaCTGTCCCCTTAGTGTCCCCTCGGTGTCCCTGCAGTGTCCCCTCACTGCTCTCTCATTGTCTCTTCACTAtcccctcactgtcccctcaTTGTCCCCTTAATGTCCCCTTGCTGTCCCCTTAGTGTCTCCTCACTCTTCTCTCAGTGTCTTCTCActgtcccctcactgtccccttagtgccttctttcTATCCCCTCACTATCCATTCATCATCCTCTCATTGTCCCCTCATTGTCCCTTCACTGTCACCTTAATGTACCGTCACTATCCCCTCACTATCCCCTCATcgtcccctccttgtcccctcagtgtcccctcatCATCTCCTCGCTGTCCCCTCACTGTCCTCTCACTTTCCCCTTAATGTCCCCTCACTGTCTCCTCACTATTCCCTTGGTGTCCCCTTAACGTCCCTTCACTGTCCCCTCGCTATCCCCTTAatgtcccctcactgtccccttAATGTCCCCTCATGgtcccctcactgtcccctcaCTATCCTCTCATTTTCCCCTTAATGTCCCCTCGTTATTCCCTTGGTGTCCCCTTAATGTACCTTCCGTgtccccttagtgtcttctcaCTGTCCCCTTAatgtcccctcactgtcccctcGGTGCCCCCTCACTATCCCCTCATTGTCCCTGCAGTGTCCCCTCGATGTCCCCTCACTGCTCTCTCActgtcccctcagtgtcccctcagtgtcccctcagtgtcccctcacTGTCACCTTAATGTACCGTCACTATCCTCTCGctgtcccctcagtgtcccctcacTATCCATTCATCATCCCCTCATTGTCCCCTCACTGTCCTCTCACTGTCCCCTCACTGTCACCTTAATGTACCCTCACTATCCCCTCATcgtcccctcagtgtcccctcatCATCCCCTCGCTGTCCCCTCACTGTCCTCTCACTTTCCCCTTAACgtcccctcactgtcccctcaCTATTCCCTTGGTGTCCCCTTAACGTCCCTTCAgtgtcccctcactgtcccttCACTGTCCCCTCGCTatccccttggtgtcccctcactgtcccctcGCTATCCCCTTTGTGTCCCCTCATGGTCCCTTCACTGTCCTCTCACTATCCTCTCATTTTCCCCTTAATGTCCCCTCGTTATTCCCTTGGTGTCCCCTTAATGTCCCTTCGGGgtcccctcactgtccccttagtgtcttctcaCTGTCCCCTTAGTGTCCCCTCAttgtcccctcactgtcccctcGGTGTCCCTGCAGTGTCCCCTCACTGCTCTCTCATTGTCTCTTCACTATCTCCTCACTGTCCCCTCATTGTCCCCTTGCTGTCCCCTTAGTGTCTCCTCACTCTTCTCTCAGTGTCTTCTCActgtcccctcactgtccccttagtgccttctttcTATCCCCTCACTATCCATTCATCATCCTCTCATTGTCCCCTCATTGTCCCTTCACTGTCACCTTAATGTACCGTCACTATCCCCTCACTATCCCCTCATcgtcccctccttgtcccctcagtgtcccctcatCATCTCCTCGCTGTCCCCTCACTGTCCTCTCACTTTCCCCTTAATGTCCCCTCACTGTCTCCTCACTATTCCCTTGGTGTCCCCTTAACGTCCCTTCACTGTCCCCTCGCTATCCCCTTAatgtcccctcactgtccccttAATGTCCCCTCATGgtcccctcactgtcccctcaCTATCCTCTCATTTTCCCCTTAATGTCCCCTCGTTATTCCCTTGGTGTCCCCTTAATGTACCTTCCGTGTCCTCTTAGTGTCTTCTCACTGTCCCCTTAGTGTTCCCTTAATGTCCTCTCACTGTCCCCTCGGTGTCCCCTCACTATCTCCTCAttgtcccctcagtgtcccctcactgtccccttagtgtcccctcactgtcccctcactgtccccttAGTGTCTCCTCACTGTCCCTTTAATGTCCCCTCATTGTCCTCTCACTGTCCCCTTAGTGTCTCCTCTTTGTCCCCTCACTATCCATTCATCAtcccctcactgtcccctcactgtcccctcactgtccccttagtgtcccctcactgtcccttTAATGTCCCCTCAttgtcccctcactgtccccttAGTGTCTCCTCTTTGTCCGCTCACTATCCATTCATCATTCCCTTAatgtcccctcactgtcccttCATTGTCCCCTCACTGCCTCCTCCCTATTCCCTCGCTGTCCCCTCGCTGTCCCCTCATTGTCCCCTCGCTGTCCCCTCGCTGTCCCCGCAGAAGGACCCTCTGCAGGCGCTGAAGGATCTCGCCAAGGTTTGTATCCTGGCTGATTGCACCttgctgctggcctggaggtgAGAGACCCCCCAActccctgccccccaaccccagccccccaactcccagccccccaaaccctctttgccccccaactcccagccccccaactccagccccccaactccagccccccaactccagccccccaacccctctaccTCCCaactcccagccccccaactcctctttgccccccaacccccagcccccctactccagccccccaactcctctgccccccaactcctctttgccccccaactcctctttgccccccagctcccagcccccccccaactccagcccccccccaactccAGGCCCCCAActccagccccccaactcctgTTCCCCCCAACCTgttccccccaacccctctaccCCTCAACTtccagccccccaactccctgaaccccatcccctgccacccaacccctctgccccccaatttccagccccccaaaccctctttgccccccaactcccagccccccagctcctctgcccccaacaaccccagccccccaactcctctgCCCCCAAcaaccccagccccccaactcctctgccccccactcccagccccccaactccagccccccaactcccagccccccaacccctctaccCCCCaactccctgccccccccaactcccagccccccaactccagcccctcaaactcccagcccccccactCTCTGCCCGCTAactcccagccccccagctcccagccccccaactccagccccccaactccagccccccaactcctcttTGACCCCCaactcccagccccccaactctCTGCCCGCcaaccccagccccccaactcccagccccccaactccctgccccccccaactccagcccctcaactcccagcccccccaactcccagccccccaactccctgccccccccaactccagcccctcaactccagccccccaaactcccagccccccaactccagccccccaaatccagcccctcaaactcccagccccccaactcccagccccccaaatccagcccccccaactcctctttgccccccaactccagccccccaactcccagccccccagctcccagccccccaacccctctaccCCCCAACTCCAGCCCCCCCAACTCCATCCCccaccccctgtgccccccaactcccccccccccttcagccccccccgtgccccccagccccgaggaGGCCGGCCGCTACCTGGAGACGTACAAATCCTACGAGCAGAAGCCTCCGGATCTGCTGAAGGAACGTGTCGAGCAGGATTTTCTCTCGCGGGTGAgacccccccggcccccccggccccccccggtGCATCGATGGCCCCCGgtgtcccctgaccccccctctTTGTcaccttccccccccccaagatGAGCGACTGTCTGACCAGCGTGCGCTCGGTCAACAGGACGGACGTGGTCAGCCTGCTCGGGGCCTTCGGGgtgagggggacaggggacagggggacagggggacagggggacatggggacatggggacagggggacacggggatggggacaggggacagggggacacgggacagggggacatggcgacacggggacacgggacaggggggcagggggacagggggacacggggatggggacaggggacagggggacacgggacagggggacatggcgacacggggacacgggacaggggggcagggacacatggggacagggaaacagggagatggggatgggggacaggggggacacggggacaggggggacacggggacagggggacatgggggcagggagacagggacacggggacagggacacatggggacagggggacgaGGTAGGGGGATgcggggacaagggcacagggggacatggggacagggacaggggacaggatgacagggacagggggacagagggatggggacagggggacatggggacacggggacggggacagggggatatggggacaaggggacatggggacacagggacagggggacatggggacaaggggacatggggacacagggacaggaggacagggggacatggggacaggaggacagggggtcagggacagggggacacggggacaggagggacacagggacagggggacagggggacatggggacagggggacacggggacagggacagggggacagggagacacatggggacagggacacatggGGATAGGGACACATGGGAACAGGGGGAcggggggcacagggacagggggacacagggacagggacaggggcatgggacagggggacatggggacagggggacagggacacatgAGGATAGGGACACATGGGaacagggggacagggatgaggacagggacagggggaacatggggacaggggggacacggggacagggacacgggacagggggacatgggggcagggagacagggacagggggacagggacacatggggacagggggacgaGGTAGGGGGATGCGGGGACAGGggcacagggggacatggggacaggggcaggggacaggatgacagggacagggggatatggggacatggggacatggggacggggacacagggccagggacatggggacagggacagggggacatagggatagggacagggacatggagacagggggacaggggggacacagCGATAGGGAcaggtggggacagggacacatggGGATAGGGacacatggggacaggggatagggggacagggacatggggacaggggacagggagacatggggacagggacagggggacagggacagggggacagggacagcgaCACTGCTtgggaacatggggatggagacatgaggatggggatgtggggacagggCCACCCcctggggacattggggatggggatgtggggacagggCCACCCcctggggacatcagggatggggatatggggacagggccACCCcctggggacattggggatggggacatgggaacattggggatggggatgtggggacagggCCACCCcctggggacattggggatggggatatggggacagggccACCCCCTGGGGACatcggggatggggacatggggacagggccACCCCCTGGGGACatcggggatggggacatggggacagggccACCCCCTGGGGACatcggggatggggacatggggacagggccACCCCCTGGGGACatcggggatggggacatggggacagggccACCCCCTGGGGACatcggggatggggacatggggacagggccACCCCCTGGGGACatcggggatggggacatggggacagggccACCCCCTGGGGACatcggggatggggacatggggacagggccACCCCCTGGGGACatcggggatggg comes from Phaenicophaeus curvirostris isolate KB17595 unplaced genomic scaffold, BPBGC_Pcur_1.0 scaffold_175, whole genome shotgun sequence and encodes:
- the ERCC1 gene encoding DNA excision repair protein ERCC-1 isoform X1 encodes the protein MEAKGGAGGGSRFRLREESPDRTPVPSLFKASAAPPPAPPPVSGPSSYADFVVQRAVAPPAPDPPKPVQVTPPNPEPGGVGGVGAELPPLPAIKPGAKSSSIIVSPRQRGNPVLRFVRNVPWEFGDVVPDYVLGQSTCALFLSLRYHHLHPDYIHERLRLLGRSYELRVLLLQVDVKDPLQALKDLAKVCILADCTLLLAWSPPRAPQPRGGRPLPGDVQILRAEASGSAEGTCRAGFSLADERLSDQRALGQQDGRGQPARGLRVPGLAGRRVPPGPVPVSRHRPPEGEEALRRPPRPLPAPPQPQNLLILE
- the ERCC1 gene encoding DNA excision repair protein ERCC-1 isoform X3, yielding MEAKGGAGGGSRFRLREESPDRTPVPSLFKASAAPPPAPPPVSGPSSYADFVVQRAVAPPAPDPPKPVQVTPPNPEPGGVGGVGAELPPLPAIKPGAKSSSIIVSPRQRGNPVLRFVRNVPWEFGDVVPDYVLGQSTCALFLSLRYHHLHPDYIHERLRLLGRSYELRVLLLQVDVKDPLQALKDLAKVCILADCTLLLAWSPEEAGRYLETYKSYEQKPPDLLKERVEQDFLSRMSDCLTSVRSVNRTDVVSLLGAFGSLASLAAASPQDLSLCPGIGPQKAKRLFDALHAPFLPPPSPKTS
- the ERCC1 gene encoding DNA excision repair protein ERCC-1 isoform X6 — encoded protein: MEAKGGAGGGSRFRLREESPDRTPVPSLFKASAAPPPAPPPVSGPSSYADFVVQRAVAPPAPDPPKPVQVTPPNPEPGGVGGVGAELPPLPAIKPGAKSSSIIVSPRQRGNPVLRFVRNVPWEFGDVVPDYVLGQSTCALFLSLRYHHLHPDYIHERLRLLGRSYELRVLLLQVDVKDPLQALKDLAKVCILADCTLLLAWSPEEAGRYLETYKSYEQKPPDLLKERVEQDFLSRSLASLAAASPQDLSLCPGIGPQKAKRLFDALHAPFLPPPSPKTS
- the ERCC1 gene encoding DNA excision repair protein ERCC-1 isoform X2 is translated as MEAKGGAGGGSRFRLREESPDRTPVPSLFKASAAPPPAPPPVSGPSSYADFVVQRAVAPPAPDPPKPVQVTPPNPEPGGVGGVGAELPPLPAIKPGAKSSSIIVSPRQRGNPVLRFVRNVPWEFGDVVPDYVLGQSTCALFLSLRYHHLHPDYIHERLRLLGRSYELRVLLLQKDPLQALKDLAKVCILADCTLLLAWSPPRAPQPRGGRPLPGDVQILRAEASGSAEGTCRAGFSLADERLSDQRALGQQDGRGQPARGLRVPGLAGRRVPPGPVPVSRHRPPEGEEALRRPPRPLPAPPQPQNLLILE
- the ERCC1 gene encoding DNA excision repair protein ERCC-1 isoform X4, with the translated sequence MEAKGGAGGGSRFRLREESPDRTPVPSLFKASAAPPPAPPPVSGPSSYADFVVQRAVAPPAPDPPKPVQVTPPNPEPGGVGGVGAELPPLPAIKPGAKSSSIIVSPRQRGNPVLRFVRNVPWEFGDVVPDYVLGQSTCALFLSLRYHHLHPDYIHERLRLLGRSYELRVLLLQKDPLQALKDLAKVCILADCTLLLAWSPEEAGRYLETYKSYEQKPPDLLKERVEQDFLSRMSDCLTSVRSVNRTDVVSLLGAFGSLASLAAASPQDLSLCPGIGPQKAKRLFDALHAPFLPPPSPKTS
- the ERCC1 gene encoding DNA excision repair protein ERCC-1 isoform X5, which translates into the protein MEAKGGAGGGSRFRLREESPDRTPVPSLFKASAAPPPAPPPVSGPSSYADFVVQRAVAPPAPDPPKPVQVTPPNPEPGGVGGVGAELPPLPAIKPGAKSSSIIVSPRQRGNPVLRFVRNVPWEFGDVVPDYVLGQSTCALFLSLRYHHLHPDYIHERLRLLGRSYELRVLLLQVDVKDPLQALKDLAKPRGGRPLPGDVQILRAEASGSAEGTCRAGFSLADERLSDQRALGQQDGRGQPARGLRVPGLAGRRVPPGPVPVSRHRPPEGEEALRRPPRPLPAPPQPQNLLILE